The genomic stretch TATTCAGtgatcattgtttttttttaaggtcttgTTGCAGTAGGAGAAAGAGCACAAAAGAGGTCTGGAAACTTCtctgccgcaatgaaagatctgTCAGGTGAGAGTACAGTTTTGAATTTCTTCTTGTTCCACCTTCCCCTTGAATTCAAGTTTGTTGCCTCAGATGTGGAGATAATTATAactggttatttttttctctgcaggCAAACATCCTGTGTCTGCCTTGATGGAAATCTGTAATAAGAGAAGGTGGCAACCACCTGAATTTCTCTTGGTCCATGATAGTGGCCCTGATCATCGCAAACATTTTCTCTTTAGGGTAAATATGAATTTCTGCATTAATTGTATACATTTGTTAATTTGATAACTTGATGTTAGAGGGTGAGGGATAAGCATTATATGATCACAGGATTAATGTATTGTTTGTGggttgggagtgtatatatgtgtatatgcttTAATGTGACCTGTTAATatcctattattttttaaatgttggcggGAAAGATGTGGGCAAAATCTGGTGAACAATTTGTTGACCTTTTCTAGTGGAATGTGGGGAACTAATTGTTTTTATCAGGCTTCCCTCCCGCcgtgccccccccccgccccccgcgctTCAATTTGGAGACCTGCTCTTAATTTGCAGTCAAGTCCCTTTTCCCAAATGATTTGCTTCTTTTAGGGTTGAGATTTATTTGACTTACATGGTAtgggttttatatttttgtaaattatcTTTCTAGCATTTAGTGAAAAAATTACAAAGCTAATAGATATTAAAGTTTGATGCTGTTCTTATTGTATGTTTTTCTTGAATAGGTATTGAGAAATGGAAGCCCTTACCAGCCCAATTGTATGTTTTTCTTGAATAGGTATTGATAAATGGAAGCGCTTACCAGCCCAGCTTTGCCAGCCCTAATAAGAAGCATGCTAAAGCCACAGCAGCTACTGTGGTTCTTCAAGCAATGGGCCTTGTACCAAAGGACCTCATGGCTAATGCCACTTGCTTCAGGAGTGCCTCACGTAGATAGATTGAGGTTTTATATTAATCATTTCAGATAATTTTACTCTGCATCAAAATGTATTTCCTCTTTAATGTTGTAAATATTTGGCAATTTAAGACATTGTGTAAAAAGCAATCTGTACAAACATCTCCAGGCTTTGATTTTTGTACCATGGAAATTGTATTTAACCATACAAGGTTTTGGTATGTTTATATTGTTTACCTTAGTGATGTATTTGTTTAAGTGGCTAACATCCAAACGATTGTTTGAAGGCATCCGTAATCTTCAGTGTGGAATGTTAAATAACGCTTTTATACTGTATTTTGTACTATGATGTCAACTCCCCTTACTTATGGCTAGGCTGCTGTAACACTTGCCTGTAGTCAGTGAAGGGCTGTGCACCTTGTACTAGTTCACAATGGGTTCTGCTGGACAGATACTGGGCCAGTGTTATTGAGGTAATCAAGCAAGATCTGTTCCACAGGGCTAACGCCACTGTATCCCCTTTAAATTTTGTAGaggttataaaaaaaagaaagtggtatGTTGTGTGATGGTCAGCACTAAGTCCTGCGTTTCTGTCAAAAGCCACTTGGGCCATGAATGAGAAGGGAGTTAAAATGAAGTCTGACTAGAATTTTACTGCAGAGGCCAAGTACATTTAGTATGGCATTGAGTTGTGATATAGTTTTACTTTGATGTGCATTTTGAATTTCAGCTACACCTAGATAGACgtaaaatgataattaaaatgcTGTAACCAACTTATCTAATAAAATCGGCACCCAGCCACTATTTTGTTGACTATGAGAAAGTTTAAGTTTATGTTAATTTTTAGGGTCTGATAGAATATTTCATGTGTATTACAGTGGTATTCATATGCTCTGTCtctaaactttattttcaaaagcttAAGGCCCAAATATAAACTTCTCTGGAATAAATGTGGTGGTTTATTTTCTGGATTACAAAGTGAACACATACTTCTTCACTACTGTTACTTCTTCACCCAATGCTTTTGATTTCTAAGcacttttatttaagaaaatttgaattatatatgtatatatacacacacatacacaaatacctACAAGAACATATTAAATACTACTTTGTCATGACAGCTGAGCATACTTTACAACTCTTAATCCTATTCTATATGGAATACAAAATACCCTCATCTGAGTTAACATGCATTAAAACAAGTAATATGTATGGAGAATAGAGGAATTGTAAACAGGTAGGAAAACAACTAAGGTGGAAGCGTCAACAATCAGCTCAGTAGATACTGTctacatttgttttctaccttTATAACTAGAACTTGCTAATAATCCTAAGGAACTTGTTAAAGATAGTTTTGCCCTGATGCTGTTAGTCACAATGGCATGAGATAATTGATACTAAGCCTCAACTTCCATTTGCAAGGAAACGCTCAGTTTTCTACCCAATTTATAATTAGGTTAATGGATCTAGAATTTTCATTCAaggtttttgaagtttttttttttttttttttgcggtacgcgggcccctcactgttgtggcctctcccgttgcggagcacaggctctggacgggcaggctcagcggccacggcccacgggtccagccgctccgtggcatgtgggatcttcccggaccggggcacgaacccgtgtcccctgcatcggcaggcggacgctcaaccactgcgccaccaaggaagcctggtttttgaagtttttaaaaagtttatcttCATATCTGAATATTtaatcaaaaaagtaaaaacaaatgttGATTTTGAAACCTTAATCCTATTTACTGCTTAGTGCATGTAATGAAAGTATTGTAAAAGGTTAATGTTTGTAAACATTTGagtatttttaaagctatattCCTTTAAACTTCCAAAGTGAACTTTAAAGCCAAAGATACAAGTATCTTGAATTTCCTTGCTAGAAGGCTTTTTTCCTCAAAGATTCCTTTTAGGCTTACTTTGGTGTTCAGGATCTCCAATTATAAATGTAGTCACTCATTGCCACATGCCGTAAAGATGATTTCCCCAGTATCGGTGTTTGACTAAGGTGGTCCAGAGTTTTAGGGTGCAATCCACAGTTGGCAAGCTCCTCATGAACAGCCTCCTGTGGAAATATGTATGCAAGTCAGTAAAAAGCACTGTCAGAGTCCTTGAGCActgatgagtttttaaaattaccatgGGCTCTTTGACAAATAGATGCCTTATTCAGTAAGGGCAAATTCATTGTTATCATTATCAATAGAAGCTCATCCTAAGAATTTCTGCATAATGACAGCATCCAAAACTaataattttggttatttttataaGTCTGGCAAAcggataaaaatagttttaaaggtCTCATTACCTCTAAGTAAAAAGCTATATGTCCAAAATTAAAGGCAGATATGTTGTAAAGCAGCTACTTCAGTTTTATTAAAGTGTGGATACATATCTAGAAACTGCTGGATCACATGAAACAAGCAGCTCATCCCTCCCCGAATCTAAGAAAAAGTTCTATAGAAAAAAAGGCCTATGCAGCTAAATAAACAcccataattatttatttacccccacccccacagtaAGCAAGCAGGCACTGTTAGGTTCTGGATCTGAGAGAACAATGAAAACTTGCCTTTTGTTTGGGAAGTTCTTTAGTCAGTGTTGAATACAACAGCCTGAATTCATAAAATTTacctcacacacaaaaatactttATAGTCATTATCCCTTCCCTCTTAGTAATTGTAATTGATAATATTAAGCAGTACAGTTTAATAACTTGAAACACCAGTTTGGCTCATCATAAATGACTGACTTCATCCATTTAGTTTGAGAAAACTGCAACTAAATGTGTTTACCAACTGTCTACTTACCTTATCCAGTACTTTATCCTTTGGTGGGCAGATATTAAATACAGCAGTTGGCTCATGTGTATACAGTCCTGCAGAAAATGACCCACTCTGTGAAGATCTGAGTAGCATAGTCATTGAATGTAGAGAATGAGGCATGATAGGACCTGTAATCTCCAAACTAAATTGATCTCTGTATCCAGAAGGAGCTTGTGTCTTCACGTTTACACTTCGCgccttcaaaaataatttaaagaaaattatggtCATCTCTCAAGCTTTTGTCCCTAACTAAAAATGTGATCAATAACTTCTCATTTGGGTATTCCTCTCTTTAACAGTTAAGGAACAAAAGTAGTTCATAAGACATCAAAAGAATGTTACATGAGTAAAAAATGTTCAGTAATTCTGTTTCCAGCATCCTCTCCTCCAAGTTATGAGGCTGTCAATTTAAGTATTAGTTCTAGAGAATGTAACTTTAATATGGTATCCTTTCTGATTAATGCACTTTCAATGCAtaatattaggaaaataaaaattagattctGTTGCTATTACCTTCAGCATATGTAACACATGAAAATTACATGTGTAATTCTTCAACAATATGGATATATAGTTATTCTTTTCACTTATCCATGATCCAGTTTTTGAGACCACCTATAATTTAACATAACATTCTTGGCTCTATTCTTTCACTGGTTATGAAAGACAAACTTTAAGAAAGCAACTTTTCCTTATGGCAATAATTCAAATATAACTTTTCATATAATTCCTTTGATAATAACTTTATATCAAGGAATTTTTTTactgggaggaaagaaaaagaaaatacgcACCATGTAAAAATGTCAGGAGTTACTAAAATACAGAATTTATcgtatcaaaaaaggaaaaatatgtctttaaaagCTAGGTTATGAGGATCAgtgtagaatttcttttttttttttttattaccttaAGCATTTGCATTGTGGCGCCTCGGAAAGCTATAGGTGATAAGAGGGTTGGTGGAAGTCCTGCCTGGGGACCTGAGGTAGCAATTAAACTCTTACAGTTGATCAAAAAATTTAGCAATGTAAAGGTATTCGTTCCCTTCACCAACACAACAGACTcgggtctgtgatccatttgtACTTCATGTATCTCTTTATGCCTGGACATGACAATCAAGGAAACTGCAAATGCAAATCCCATACCAAAAGGAACAGCAGTTATCTTAATCCTGAATCACCTGGAACCCTCTTCCCCCACTCCAAACTGGAAATGCTCTTGCTAATCCTCTTCACTGCAATTATAAGGCATCTGAAtgatcaaaatgatttttttgacCATCTGAATTAGCTAGAAATTGATACCTAACAAAAACTGATTTCTCCTCTAGTCAAAAATATGTTCCAGTTCCCTCACAAACTTAAccaaaatagaatattttcacttaaaaaagtttaataattGTTCATGGCTTTTTGGTACTTAGGGGTTTTTTAATGTCATGATGGAGTATCAGTTTTAATATCTTAAAGATAGTTTAAGTTTATAGTTAAATAAAACTGTCAGTCAGTATTACATTGCTCaagggaattccccggcggtccagtggttaggaatctgcgcttccacttcagggggcaactggtcggggaactaagatcccgcatgctgtgtggcacggccaaaaaaaaaaaaaaaaaattacattgctAACTTaattcaatgaaaataaattctagTTAACAGCAACTGAAAGGATACAGCTTGATAGAAAGTACAtctggttttttaattttatcttgcaCACCCATCTCTTCCAGCCAGGAAAAACTTTCTTCTTCATCCTCATCGCTGACTGCTTGCTCCCTAGGAAATTGCTATAGTTAGTCAGGGTTCCCATTTCCTAAAGCTATTTCCTCTACACTGAATCCATAAGTCACCAGATGATGTAAAAGGTTATTTTAATCACATACTCCCCATGTCCCAAGCTTGTTCCAGACGCTTTCCTCTTCTCATGGCCACTTTCTtttattaaaggcaaagaaaattcaatacctacatgagaaaagaaaaatgtaactatgttttctttaatataatcTGAAGGAATTAAACAGGCGTGCCCGACTTGTAGAGAGTATATTTGAAAATGAGTTTTTACTCCTGATGTATTAAAGCAGTACTTTTCATGCTTTCTTGACGGCAGCTCACAACACACATATGTCCTTGAAACAAATGGTTCAGGACAATACATAGTCTCACTACATGTGGTACTCTTTCATCAAGTATATActactctatttcatttttttataaggTGCTGAATGAGTCCACTGAATAGATTTCATGACCCACTAATGAGTTGAGCCTCTTTAAAGATCATGTTATCAAAAGGGGGTAGATAATTTGTATTATAAAAGAATTTCTATAGGAGTATATTCAGATTGGGACATTCCAGCTTGATATATGTTTAGAGATCAGAGAAGGGAACACAACTTAAAGCTATGTATAATGGACAGCTTAATTAAAcgctggaaaaaaaattaaaaaatgaataaaataattcttaaaacaatTAGATAAAACTGGTAGAAGATAATTCAACTGCTAAAAGACAGTTCAAATTTTAGCTTTTAAGGAGTGTTTACTATATAGTGTGGTATTCTCACTTTAAACCTATAGTTTTACCTTCGTTTTTCATAGCTTCTCTTATACCTCTAGTTGTAGGAGACATGAGAGCCGTGATTACATCATCTCCTGCTAATCCCGCTGCACGGAAAAGGATAGTAAACTGATAGGTACAAACGTAGAAATAGGGGCAAAGTTTTGTCTTCAGCAGATTATACAGAGAAGTAAAGCTCACACACctatgaagaaaaacatttttctttaggcATTGTTAAAACTAACTCAACATCTAAAATAGTTTTTGTATAATTTAATTTGATACTCACCTgatttaaaacacaaatattacAGATAATGGTCTGAATTTTTGCCATGACATAGAACTTGGCTTTTTAAAGGACTGAAATTGGTCACAGGACTCACTGATGACTTCTAAATACTTTAACGAACAGTGTTTACCATTTAAACACTAGCCATTTTGTCTTTAAACAAAACTTAATTGATAACTGGTTgctgacttttgttttttaaataaatttattttattttatttatttttggctgtgttgggtctttgttgctgcacacgggcttttctctggttgcagcaagcggggggctactctttgttgcggtgcgtgggcttctcattgcagtggcttctcttgttgcggagcacgggggctctaggtgtgcgggctttggtagctgcggcacgcgggcttcagtagttgcggcctgccggcttagttgctccgcggcatgtgggatcgtcccggaccagggctcgaacccgtgtcccctgcattggcaggcggattcttaaccacttcgctaccagggaagccctggttgctgacttttttaaagctttttttttttttgcggtatgcgggcctctcactgttgtggcctctcccattgcagagcacaggctccggacgcgcaggctcagcggccatggctcacgggcccagccgctccgcggcatgtgggatcttcccagaccggggcacgaacccgtgtcccctgcatcggcaggcggactctcaaccactgcacccccagggaagccctggttgctGACTTTTAATAAGTACCTTCCACTGATGGGAAGGGAAGCAGCTACTGGCAAAAAGTATAACAACGTTAAAGAATTAGGTCTCTATATATTTATCaaacacttatatatatattccacaacTACGTAAAGAGTGAACAAGAGCTGGGAATTCCCTCCCCATCTGGTGGTTAgtactctgcgcttccactgcagggagcatgggttcgatccctttggtcagggaactaagatcccacaagccgtgcagtgtggccaaaaaaaaattaaaattaaaaaaaagagtgaataagagctaaaaaaaataaacaattaacattttttttctttttggctgcaccacgcagcatgtgggatcttagttccctgaccaggattgaacctgggccacagcagtgaaagcgccaagtcccaaccactggaccgccagggaattacccaaaagtaaacaatttaaatgttagttattacagtttaaataaaataattcagaaggACACAGAAATCCATCTACTACTGCTCATCTCCAcatcataaataaaataaggagacAATACTGCGAAAAGGGGTTGCACAAATTTTTACTAATCTTACCAGTCACTCATTAAAATGTGTTGCAGGGTTTCATCATTTGACCAAGGGTTTGTCTTTCCAGCCATTTTTCTGTCAGCTCCAATACGAGGGAACAATGGTAGCCAAGACAAGGCAGGGTGGAGCCAATAGATAAGGCTCTGCTGGAAGGCACAACGGAGCTCAGTGGAGAGTTTGGGATCCTAAAATACAAAGATGATATTGGACAGTTCTTGCCCCAGTAGAAGTAcagaatttaattaaaaagacacTGAATATACCAAACACTTATTCTCAGGATCTTTACTGCTTCCTGTAAGAAAGTGTTAATAACTGTTACAGGGGCTAAAATGTAGTTTATTATTGTTTGGGAAAACCTTCCTTCCCAGCCATTAGTCTGTTAAACCACATACCAGAAGGGATGCTTAGACGCAGATGGGAATATTCGCCTGTCTCTACCATCCTTGAGAACAGTGACTATCACTCTTTATCACcagggcgggtggtggtggtggggagtggCGGCTGTGGCGGTGGTAGGTGGGTggctggatgtgtgtgtgtgcgcgtgcgtgtgtgtaacACTATATTCAACCCCCTCCCCTCATAGCACTGTTTCAAAAGTAGCCAATAAAAACCGATAATCCCAATCACAAATCATATGGATCTATTTATCAAAAAAGATGTACCAAGGCCTCTTTCAGGTAATCTCTTTTAACCTAGTTTGAGTTGAGCTGCTTGAAAGTAATGCAATTACATTTCTCTAAAACCTTTCTAGCACTCATTAACTCTTGTAAATTTACAACAGACCATCACCCAGGTGGTAAGAAttagtgcatttaaaaaatacagtatacATTATGTGAGAAAACCAGTAAAATAACCGATCTGTCTTTGCAATCCTACTCC from Pseudorca crassidens isolate mPseCra1 chromosome 5, mPseCra1.hap1, whole genome shotgun sequence encodes the following:
- the DONSON gene encoding protein downstream neighbor of Son yields the protein MALSVPGYSPSFKRPPETLRLRRKRGRSLGAASPTEERPEPATRRAALTAGLPLRPFPAAGRGGGGPAVSRRNPFARLDNRPRAAAEPPSVPSRGQQEAPGPFLDSNRENDLLWEEKIPERTAITELPQTPHVSFSESDIPSSESTELPVDWSIKTRLLFASSQPFTWADHLKAQEEAQGVIQHCRATEVTLPQSIQDPKLSTELRCAFQQSLIYWLHPALSWLPLFPRIGADRKMAGKTNPWSNDETLQHILMSDWCVSFTSLYNLLKTKLCPYFYVCTYQFTILFRAAGLAGDDVITALMSPTTRGIREAMKNEGIEFSLPLIKESGHEKRKASGTSLGHGEEQAVSDEDEEESFSWLEEMGVQDKIKKPDVLSIKLHKEIHEVQMDHRPESVVLVKGTNTFTLLNFLINCKSLIATSGPQAGLPPTLLSPIAFRGATMQMLKARSVNVKTQAPSGYRDQFSLEITGPIMPHSLHSMTMLLRSSQSGSFSAGLYTHEPTAVFNICPPKDKVLDKEAVHEELANCGLHPKTLDHLSQTPILGKSSLRHVAMSDYIYNWRS